A genome region from Penicillium psychrofluorescens genome assembly, chromosome: 3 includes the following:
- a CDS encoding uncharacterized protein (ID:PFLUO_005398-T1.cds;~source:funannotate), whose protein sequence is MAKRSPSPQEKVSPLDPISEWRAWQALTIWFTVRLNRQIRRRWQLEQQTMQDRPVSQRFRPVVFLEPVPSLQKRQLSSSATKNSARLEKLKTKARLLRARVEKGKELASEIERRILDPRVRFPTHFCHTCVQGGEEAEVLLTKCGHRVCRTCLSFGMNEDDAYECSICFAPTDIVTRSPLSAQRSCSEQISSLSMKLLPEGKKAVSWGTPLVKP, encoded by the coding sequence ATGGCAAAACGCAGCCCATCTCCCCAAGAGAAGGTCTCACCACTAGACCCCATCTCAGAATGGCGCGCCTGGCAAGCCCTCACGATCTGGTTCACGGTGCGGCTCAACCGCCAAATCCGGCGCCGCTGGCAACTCGAGCAACAAACTATGCAGGACCGACCCGTCTCGCAACGCTTCCGACCCGTGGTATTCCTTGAACCAGTCCCCTCACTGCAAAAGCGACAGCTCTCCTCATCAGCCACGAAAAATAGCGCCCGTCTCGAAAAACTCAAAACTAAAGCCCGTCTCCTCCGCGCACGCGTGGAAAAGGGCAAAGAGCTCGCCTCGGAGATCGAGCGCCGTATCCTGGACCCGCGAGTTCGGTTCCCTACGCATTTCTGTCATACGTGCGTGCAGGGTGGCGAGGAGGCTGAGGTGCTGCTCACTAAGTGCGGACATAGGGTTTGTCGCACTTGTCTATCCTTTGGCATgaatgaggatgatgccTATGAGTGCAGTATTTGCTTTGCACCGACGGATATAGTGACTCGCTCGCCGCTTTCGGCGCAAAGGTCGTGCAGTGAGCAGATCTCTAGTCTGTCGATGAAGTTGCTTCCCGAGGGCAAGAAAGCGGTAAGTTGGGGGACGCCGCTTGTCAAGCCTTGA
- a CDS encoding uncharacterized protein (ID:PFLUO_005397-T1.cds;~source:funannotate), translating into MSRFPSPRKKNVRSVDSDGPWKVDTPFGPPQVRHSFPNGGIRRLRDTLSKLSPSSFAEKEVLRQKNRFRVPLTHRNVDTFVTEQEYKEACQREQRSPDIEVAEWLERLY; encoded by the coding sequence ATGTCTCGATTTCCTTCCCCGCGCAAGAAGAACGTCAGATCCGTGGACTCCGACGGGCCCTGGAAAGTCGATACTCCTTTCGGTCCGCCACAGGTGCGGCACTCGTTCCCTAACGGTGGCATTCGCCGTCTGCGAGACACCCTATCAAAACTGTCGCCGTCTTCCTTCGCCGAGAAAGAGGTGCTGCGCCAGAAGAACCGCTTCAGGGTCCCTCTGACCCACCGAAATGTCGACACCTTCGTTACAGAGCAGGAATACAAGGAGGCTTGTCAACGAGAGCAGCGCTCGCCAGATATCGAGGTCGCCGAATGGTTGGAGCGGCTCTACTGA